In the Kitasatospora terrestris genome, one interval contains:
- a CDS encoding ABC transporter ATP-binding protein translates to MTDLPVAGPAAVRRATLALIRRDLRGFTWLLALNALAALAGLVGPWLLGRIIDRVTAGAGAAAVDRLALAILAAALAQLLLGRQARYAAHRFGERTSARIREQFVDRALALPPATVERAGTGDLTTRGTTDVAAVGTALRDAAPDVFIALVQILLIVGALLTVQPLLGACGAVGMAGIWLGARWYLRRARTAYLAEGAATSTLAEVIAATASGARTVEALGLQARRTATGEAAVEDCRRTRERTLFLRNVFFPIVSVSYTVPVVVVLLAGAFLHAHGMVTLGAAVAAALYVRQLENPLDTVVVWIEQLQSSGASYARVEGLAGLPAGSPADGGEPADDRIEVSAVRYAYEGRDDVLHGVDLTVRPGERLAVVGPSGSGKTTLARLLAGMDRPRDGAVTVGGTPVADLGPERLRRQVVLVTQEHHVFLGTLRDNLRIAAPDADDATLTAALDAVGWQLELPDGLDTELGAGGHHLDGAHAQQLALARVVLADPHTLILDEATALLDPRTARATERALAAVLDGRTVIAVAHRLHTAHDADRVAVMQSGRLTELGTHDELLAAEGPYADLWHTWKQ, encoded by the coding sequence ATGACCGACCTGCCCGTCGCCGGACCCGCCGCCGTCCGCCGCGCCACCCTCGCCCTGATCCGGCGCGACCTGCGCGGCTTCACCTGGCTCCTCGCCCTCAACGCGCTCGCCGCGCTCGCCGGGCTGGTCGGCCCCTGGCTGCTCGGCCGGATCATCGACCGGGTCACCGCCGGGGCCGGCGCCGCCGCCGTCGACCGGCTCGCCCTCGCCATCCTGGCCGCCGCCCTCGCCCAGTTGCTGCTGGGCCGTCAGGCCCGTTACGCCGCCCACCGCTTCGGCGAGCGCACCTCCGCCCGGATCCGCGAGCAGTTCGTCGACCGCGCCCTCGCCCTGCCCCCCGCCACCGTCGAACGCGCGGGCACCGGCGACCTCACCACCCGCGGCACCACCGACGTCGCCGCCGTCGGCACCGCGCTGCGCGACGCGGCCCCCGACGTCTTCATCGCCCTGGTCCAGATCCTGCTGATCGTCGGCGCCCTGCTCACCGTCCAGCCGCTGCTCGGCGCCTGCGGCGCCGTCGGCATGGCCGGCATCTGGCTCGGCGCCCGCTGGTACCTGCGCCGCGCCCGCACGGCCTACCTCGCCGAGGGCGCCGCCACCTCCACCCTCGCCGAGGTCATCGCCGCCACCGCCTCCGGCGCCCGCACCGTCGAGGCGCTCGGCCTCCAGGCGCGCCGCACCGCCACCGGTGAGGCCGCCGTCGAGGACTGCCGCCGCACCCGGGAACGCACCCTCTTCCTGCGGAACGTCTTCTTCCCGATCGTCAGCGTCTCGTACACCGTCCCGGTGGTCGTGGTGCTGCTCGCCGGTGCCTTCCTGCACGCCCACGGGATGGTCACCCTCGGCGCCGCCGTCGCCGCCGCGCTGTACGTCCGCCAGCTGGAGAACCCGCTCGACACCGTCGTGGTCTGGATCGAGCAGCTCCAGTCCAGCGGCGCCTCCTACGCCCGCGTCGAGGGGCTCGCCGGCCTTCCGGCCGGCTCCCCCGCCGACGGCGGCGAACCGGCCGACGACCGGATCGAGGTCAGCGCGGTCCGGTACGCGTACGAGGGCCGCGACGACGTGCTGCACGGCGTCGACCTGACCGTCCGCCCCGGTGAGCGCCTCGCCGTCGTCGGACCGTCCGGCTCCGGCAAGACCACCCTCGCCCGGCTGCTCGCCGGCATGGACCGCCCCCGCGACGGCGCCGTCACCGTCGGCGGCACGCCGGTCGCCGACCTCGGCCCCGAACGCCTCCGCCGCCAGGTCGTCCTGGTCACCCAGGAGCACCACGTCTTCCTCGGCACCCTCCGCGACAACCTGCGGATCGCCGCACCGGACGCCGACGACGCCACCCTGACCGCCGCGCTCGACGCCGTCGGCTGGCAGCTGGAGCTCCCCGACGGCCTCGACACCGAACTCGGCGCCGGCGGCCACCACCTCGACGGCGCCCACGCCCAGCAGCTCGCCCTGGCCCGGGTCGTGCTCGCCGACCCGCACACGCTGATCCTCGACGAGGCCACCGCGCTGCTCGACCCGCGCACCGCGCGCGCCACCGAACGCGCCCTGGCCGCCGTCCTGGACGGCCGCACCGTGATCGCCGTCGCGCACCGGCTGCACACCGCGCACGACGCCGACCGCGTCGCGGTCATGCAGTCCGGCCGTCTCACCGAGCTCGGCACCCACGACGAACTGCTCGCCGCAGAGGGCCCGTACGCGGACCTCTGGCACACCTGGAAGCAGTGA
- the glgP gene encoding alpha-glucan family phosphorylase, which yields MKAIRRFTVRTVLPEELQPLHELALNLRWSWHPETRELFRSVDPEVWAAVGEDPVRLLGEVPAARLAALATDRRFLRRLGDLADELRDYLSGPRWYQSARSGDAAGELPAAIAYFSPEYGIAAALPQYSGGLGILAGDHLKSASDLGVPLIGVGLFYRHGYFRQSLSRDGWQQERYPLLDPDELAVTLLREPDGTPCRVDLALPGGRQLAAQIWRAQVGRVPLLLLDSDIEANSAAERNVTDRLYGGGSEHRLLQEILLGIGGVRAVRTYCRLTAHPEPEVFHTNEGHAGFLGLERISELVTAQDGLGFAAALEAVRAGTLFTTHTPVPAGIDRFDRELVARHFGGDAALPGVPVDQVLALGAESWQGGDPKLFNMAAMGLRLAQRANGVSTLHGSVSREMFSGLWPGFDPEEVPITSVTNGVHAPTWIDPAVVRVGATVLGHERAEDAITVGEAKRWSELEKIGNPEIWELRRALRAQLVDEARLRLKASWQQRGAGEAELGWVGSVLDPDVLTIGFARRVPSYKRLTLMLRDPARLKALLLHPTSPVQIVVAGKAHPADDGGKRLIQKLVAFADDPAVRHRIVFLPDYDMAMAKALYPGCDVWLNNPLRPLEACGTSGMKAALNGCLNLSILDGWWDEWYDGQNGWAIPTADGDESRLDPDSPEAVRRDDIEAAALYDLIEHQVAARFYDRGADGLPHRWISMVRHTLVTLGPKVLAGRMVREYVERLYAPAADAERELAAADYEGARTLAEWKARVRDGWPAVRVEHVEADGPGEAQEVGTALALRVQVALGTLQPEDVEVQVVSGRVDEADGISDAAVLALKPAGGPDLDGRIKYEGLLELARTGPFGYTVRVLPDHPLLASPAELGLVALPAEAAGMDSGMLR from the coding sequence GTGAAGGCCATCCGCAGATTCACCGTCCGCACCGTCCTGCCCGAAGAACTGCAGCCGCTGCACGAGCTGGCGCTGAACCTCCGCTGGTCCTGGCACCCGGAGACGAGGGAGCTCTTCCGCTCCGTCGACCCCGAGGTGTGGGCCGCGGTCGGGGAGGACCCGGTCCGGTTGCTCGGCGAGGTCCCGGCGGCCCGGCTGGCCGCCCTGGCCACCGACCGGCGCTTCCTGCGCCGGCTCGGCGACCTCGCCGACGAGCTGCGCGACTACCTGTCCGGACCCCGCTGGTACCAGTCGGCCCGGAGCGGCGACGCGGCCGGCGAGCTGCCCGCCGCCATCGCCTACTTCTCGCCCGAGTACGGCATCGCCGCCGCGCTCCCGCAGTACTCCGGCGGCCTCGGCATCCTGGCCGGCGACCACCTCAAGTCCGCCTCCGACCTCGGCGTCCCGCTGATCGGCGTCGGCCTCTTCTACCGGCACGGCTACTTCCGGCAGTCGCTCTCCCGGGACGGCTGGCAGCAGGAGCGCTACCCGCTGCTCGACCCCGACGAGCTGGCCGTCACCCTGCTCCGCGAGCCGGACGGCACCCCCTGCCGGGTCGACCTCGCGCTGCCCGGCGGCCGGCAGCTCGCCGCCCAGATCTGGCGCGCCCAGGTCGGCCGGGTTCCGCTGCTGCTGCTCGACTCCGACATCGAGGCCAACAGCGCGGCCGAGCGCAACGTCACCGACCGGCTCTACGGCGGCGGCAGCGAGCACCGGCTGCTGCAGGAAATACTGCTGGGCATCGGCGGCGTGCGCGCCGTCCGCACCTACTGCCGGCTGACCGCCCACCCGGAGCCGGAGGTGTTCCACACCAACGAGGGCCACGCCGGGTTCCTCGGCCTGGAGCGGATCAGCGAGCTGGTCACCGCGCAGGACGGGCTGGGCTTCGCCGCCGCCCTGGAGGCCGTCCGGGCCGGCACGCTGTTCACCACCCACACCCCCGTCCCGGCCGGCATCGACCGCTTCGACCGGGAGCTGGTCGCCCGCCACTTCGGTGGGGACGCGGCGCTCCCGGGCGTGCCGGTCGACCAGGTGCTCGCCCTCGGCGCCGAGAGCTGGCAGGGCGGCGACCCCAAGCTGTTCAACATGGCCGCGATGGGCCTGCGCCTCGCCCAGCGCGCCAACGGCGTCTCCACCCTGCACGGCTCGGTCAGCCGCGAGATGTTCAGCGGCCTGTGGCCGGGCTTCGACCCGGAGGAGGTGCCGATCACCTCCGTCACCAACGGCGTCCACGCGCCGACCTGGATCGACCCCGCCGTGGTGCGGGTCGGCGCGACCGTGCTCGGGCACGAGCGGGCCGAGGACGCCATCACCGTCGGCGAGGCCAAGCGCTGGAGCGAGCTGGAGAAGATCGGCAACCCGGAGATCTGGGAACTGCGGCGCGCGCTGCGCGCCCAGCTGGTCGACGAGGCCCGGCTCCGGCTGAAGGCCTCCTGGCAGCAGCGCGGCGCCGGCGAGGCCGAGCTCGGCTGGGTCGGCTCGGTGCTCGACCCGGACGTGCTCACCATCGGCTTCGCCCGGCGGGTGCCCTCGTACAAGCGGCTGACCCTGATGCTGCGCGACCCCGCTCGGCTGAAGGCCCTGCTGCTGCACCCCACCTCACCGGTGCAGATCGTGGTCGCCGGCAAGGCCCACCCGGCCGACGACGGCGGCAAGCGGCTGATCCAGAAGCTGGTCGCGTTCGCCGACGACCCCGCGGTGCGGCACCGGATCGTCTTCCTGCCGGACTACGACATGGCGATGGCCAAGGCCCTCTACCCCGGCTGCGACGTCTGGCTGAACAACCCGCTGCGGCCGCTGGAGGCCTGCGGCACGTCGGGGATGAAGGCCGCCCTCAACGGCTGCCTCAACCTCTCCATCCTCGACGGCTGGTGGGACGAGTGGTACGACGGCCAGAACGGCTGGGCCATCCCCACCGCCGACGGCGACGAGAGCCGGCTCGACCCCGACAGCCCCGAGGCCGTGCGGCGGGACGACATCGAGGCCGCCGCCCTGTACGACCTGATCGAGCACCAGGTCGCCGCCCGGTTCTACGACCGCGGCGCGGACGGGCTGCCGCACCGGTGGATCTCCATGGTCCGCCACACCCTGGTCACCCTCGGGCCCAAGGTGCTGGCCGGCCGGATGGTCCGCGAGTACGTCGAGCGGCTGTACGCCCCGGCGGCGGACGCCGAGCGCGAGCTGGCCGCGGCGGACTACGAGGGCGCGCGGACGCTCGCCGAGTGGAAGGCCCGGGTCCGGGACGGGTGGCCCGCGGTGCGGGTCGAGCACGTCGAGGCGGACGGGCCCGGCGAGGCGCAGGAGGTCGGGACGGCGCTCGCGCTGCGGGTCCAGGTCGCGCTCGGCACCCTGCAGCCGGAGGACGTCGAGGTCCAGGTCGTCTCCGGACGGGTCGACGAGGCGGACGGCATCTCGGACGCGGCGGTGCTCGCGCTGAAGCCGGCCGGCGGGCCCGACCTGGACGGGCGGATCAAGTACGAGGGCCTGCTGGAGCTGGCCCGGACCGGCCCGTTCGGCTACACCGTCCGGGTGCTGCCCGACCACCCGCTGCTCGCCTCCCCGGCGGAGCTCGGCCTGGTCGCCCTCCCGGCGGAGGCGGCGGGGATGGACAGCGGCATGCTGCGCTGA
- a CDS encoding ABC transporter ATP-binding protein, translating to MDDRNEPGTPDTRGPARYLWWLTRSQKGRVAAGGILGTTWMLMLTLQPYLLSRAIDEGLRADRPGRVVGWAAVILACGVVNAWISMLRHRTMTRIRMDATFRTVRVVIRQSVRLGAALPRLVTSGEVVTIGIGDVGQIARTLTFVGPGVGSVVALAAVAWLLLAISPLLATVVLLGVPLMVVLVGPLLGRLRGAESSYRERQGRLAARFEDMVGGLRVLSGLGGKETYAARYRRDSQGLLTDGYRVGAVTSWLQSFGVGLPTLFLAAVTWLAARMAAGGEITVGELVAVYGYVAVLVVPVQFLIESGQDISRGLVAAGRVVRFLGLDPGTTPDGRPAPESPAVLRDPESGLELAPGGLTVLACARPEDSAAVVDRLARFAPSAAEWGGHRLDTVALPAVRERILVADNEAAVFAGTLREVLSGRRRPTDEALLAALDAAAALDVLRGLPDGLDSRIDAEGRNLSGGQRQRLRLARALAAEPDILLAVEPTSAVDAHTEAAMAAGLRAARTGRTTLLTGVSPLLLDRADTVAHLVDGKVVATGRHRDLLRAHPGYRALVTRDDAEPADAEPAGAAADLPATDLPAPRTAEETVR from the coding sequence GTGGACGATCGGAACGAACCGGGGACCCCGGACACCCGCGGCCCCGCCCGCTACCTCTGGTGGCTGACCCGCAGCCAGAAGGGGCGGGTGGCGGCCGGTGGCATCCTCGGCACCACGTGGATGCTGATGCTCACCCTGCAGCCGTACCTGCTCTCCCGCGCGATCGACGAGGGCCTGCGCGCCGACCGGCCTGGCCGGGTGGTCGGCTGGGCCGCGGTGATCCTGGCCTGCGGGGTGGTCAACGCCTGGATCAGCATGCTGCGCCACCGCACCATGACCCGGATCCGGATGGACGCCACCTTCCGCACCGTCCGGGTGGTGATCCGCCAGTCGGTCCGGCTGGGCGCCGCACTGCCCCGGCTGGTCACCTCCGGCGAGGTGGTCACCATCGGCATCGGCGACGTCGGCCAGATCGCCCGCACCCTGACCTTCGTCGGCCCGGGCGTCGGCTCGGTCGTGGCCCTGGCCGCCGTGGCCTGGCTGCTGCTGGCCATCTCCCCGCTGCTGGCCACCGTCGTGCTGCTGGGCGTCCCGCTGATGGTGGTCCTGGTCGGGCCGCTGCTCGGCCGGCTGCGCGGGGCGGAGTCCAGCTACCGCGAACGCCAGGGCCGGCTGGCCGCCCGCTTCGAGGACATGGTCGGCGGGCTGCGGGTGCTGAGCGGCCTCGGCGGCAAGGAGACCTACGCCGCGCGCTACCGCCGCGACTCCCAGGGGCTGCTCACCGACGGCTACCGGGTCGGCGCGGTCACCAGCTGGCTGCAGTCCTTCGGCGTCGGCCTGCCCACCCTGTTCCTCGCCGCCGTCACCTGGCTGGCCGCCCGGATGGCCGCGGGCGGCGAGATCACCGTCGGCGAACTGGTCGCCGTCTACGGCTACGTCGCGGTGCTGGTCGTCCCGGTGCAGTTCCTGATCGAGAGCGGACAGGACATCAGCCGCGGCCTGGTCGCCGCCGGCCGGGTGGTCCGCTTCCTCGGGCTCGACCCCGGCACCACCCCCGACGGCCGCCCGGCGCCCGAGTCGCCCGCCGTCCTGCGCGACCCCGAGTCCGGCCTGGAGCTCGCCCCCGGCGGGCTCACCGTGCTCGCCTGCGCCCGTCCCGAGGACAGCGCCGCCGTGGTCGACCGGCTCGCCCGCTTCGCACCGTCCGCCGCCGAGTGGGGCGGCCACCGCCTCGACACCGTCGCGCTGCCCGCCGTCCGGGAGCGGATCCTGGTCGCCGACAACGAGGCCGCGGTCTTCGCCGGTACCCTGCGCGAGGTGCTCTCCGGCCGCCGCCGACCCACCGACGAGGCCCTGCTCGCCGCGCTGGACGCGGCCGCCGCCCTCGACGTGCTGCGCGGCCTGCCCGACGGCCTGGACTCCCGGATCGACGCCGAGGGCCGCAACCTCTCGGGCGGCCAGCGCCAGCGCCTGCGGCTGGCCCGCGCGCTCGCCGCCGAGCCCGACATCCTGCTCGCCGTCGAACCGACCTCCGCCGTCGACGCCCACACCGAGGCCGCCATGGCCGCCGGTCTGCGCGCCGCCCGCACCGGCCGGACCACCCTGCTCACCGGCGTCTCCCCGCTGCTGCTCGACCGCGCCGACACCGTCGCCCACCTGGTCGACGGCAAGGTCGTCGCCACCGGCCGCCACCGCGACCTGCTGCGCGCCCACCCCGGCTACCGGGCCCTGGTCACCCGCGACGACGCCGAACCCGCCGACGCGGAACCCGCCGGCGCCGCGGCCGACCTGCCCGCGACCGACCTGCCCGCGCCGCGGACCGCCGAGGAGACCGTCCGATGA
- a CDS encoding AAA family ATPase, producing MSRFGHGLVIGKFYPPHAGHHFLIRSAADACERVTVVVMAADVESIPLAARLAWIREAWAAEPRVRVVGTVDNLEVDYDSEEVWAGHVALMRDAVRAAGPAGEPPVDAVFSSEPYGVELARRFGAAPVVLDRPRDTFPVSGTKVRADPVAHWADLEPPVRAWLTRRVVVLGAESTGTTTLSRDLAEALRARGGPHGPTGWVPEYGRELTVAKLAVARALAPADGPGPTVFDLEWGDPDFALVARRQTEAEERAARSGGPVLVCDTDALATTVWQERYVGAVTPEVRELAAAMPARALYLLTSEVGVAFEDDGLRDGEHLRAWMNGRFREVLAAQPVPWIEVTGSREERLATALAAVDRLLAEGPGLADPLG from the coding sequence ATGAGCCGCTTCGGGCACGGGCTGGTGATCGGCAAGTTCTACCCGCCGCACGCCGGGCACCACTTCCTGATCCGCAGCGCCGCCGACGCCTGCGAGCGGGTCACCGTGGTGGTGATGGCCGCCGACGTGGAGTCGATACCGCTGGCCGCGCGGCTGGCGTGGATCCGCGAGGCGTGGGCCGCCGAGCCCCGGGTACGGGTGGTCGGCACCGTGGACAACCTGGAGGTCGACTACGACAGCGAGGAGGTCTGGGCCGGACACGTCGCCCTGATGCGGGACGCGGTGCGGGCGGCGGGGCCGGCGGGGGAGCCGCCGGTCGACGCGGTGTTCAGCTCCGAGCCGTACGGGGTCGAGCTGGCCCGCCGCTTCGGCGCCGCGCCGGTGGTGCTCGACCGGCCCCGGGACACCTTCCCGGTCTCCGGGACGAAGGTGCGGGCCGACCCGGTCGCGCACTGGGCCGACCTGGAGCCGCCGGTCCGCGCCTGGCTGACCCGCCGGGTGGTGGTGCTGGGCGCCGAGTCCACCGGGACGACCACGCTCTCCCGCGACCTCGCCGAGGCGCTGCGCGCCCGCGGCGGCCCGCACGGCCCGACCGGCTGGGTGCCCGAGTACGGGCGGGAACTGACCGTGGCCAAGCTCGCCGTCGCCCGCGCGCTCGCCCCGGCCGACGGACCCGGGCCGACCGTCTTCGACCTGGAGTGGGGCGACCCGGACTTCGCCCTGGTGGCCCGGCGGCAGACCGAGGCCGAGGAGAGGGCCGCCCGTTCCGGCGGGCCGGTGCTGGTCTGCGACACCGACGCGCTGGCCACCACCGTCTGGCAGGAGCGGTACGTCGGCGCGGTCACCCCCGAGGTGCGGGAGCTGGCCGCGGCGATGCCCGCGCGGGCGCTGTACCTGCTCACCTCGGAGGTGGGCGTCGCGTTCGAGGACGACGGCCTGCGCGACGGCGAGCACCTGCGGGCCTGGATGAACGGCCGCTTCCGCGAGGTGCTGGCCGCCCAGCCGGTCCCCTGGATCGAGGTGACCGGCAGCCGCGAGGAGCGACTCGCCACCGCCCTGGCCGCGGTCGACCGCCTGCTGGCGGAGGGCCCGGGCCTGGCCGACCCCCTCGGGTGA
- a CDS encoding ABC transporter ATP-binding protein, whose protein sequence is MTTTVAPAEPAEEQLPPAEDPALPAAEDEDIPVPPGAPRRLLGELLGPHRRRITGAVLLILVQQAAMQAGPLLVALAMDRGIPALRDHDSGPLIAVIAAYLGCALVATVLQRAFIRVSARINQDILLDLRSRIFRHAQRLSLDFHERYTSGRIISRATSDVDALRELLAEGLQELLMVGLSVCYITVVLIWMDWRLGLAALISFLPMYLIVRSFRRRSQQVYRRSRTAVAALIVRFTETMNGIRPVQAFRREAANEKAFATVNRQSAAATADGLLEMARYVGLSRATANVWITAVVLYGAYLVTDGSLELGVLTAFVLYLRRLYDPIDQLAMFLNSYQSAAAALEKMAGLLAHEPTVAETTAPVELPEAAGKGREVGFRGVRFAYRTGKEVLPTFDLVLPAGQTTAVVGATGAGKSTLAKLLARFYDPTDGRVTLDGVDLRDLATPTLRANVVMVTQESFLFSGTVAENIAIGRPDATREEVEEAARAIGAHEFITALPNGYDTDVRKRGGRISAGQRQLVAFARALLADPAVLILDEATSSLDVPGEQAVQRAMRTVLAGRTSVIIAHRLSTVEIADRVLVMDQGRVVEDGTPADLTAGEGRFATLHQTWRDSLV, encoded by the coding sequence ATGACCACCACCGTCGCCCCCGCGGAACCGGCCGAGGAGCAACTCCCACCCGCCGAGGACCCCGCGCTGCCCGCCGCCGAGGACGAGGACATCCCCGTCCCGCCCGGAGCCCCGCGCCGCCTGCTCGGCGAACTGCTCGGCCCGCACCGCCGCCGGATCACCGGCGCGGTGCTGCTGATCCTCGTCCAGCAGGCCGCCATGCAGGCCGGTCCGCTGCTGGTCGCGCTCGCCATGGACCGCGGCATCCCCGCGCTGCGCGACCACGACAGCGGCCCGCTGATCGCGGTCATCGCCGCGTACCTGGGCTGCGCGCTGGTCGCCACCGTGCTGCAGCGCGCCTTCATCCGGGTCAGCGCCCGGATCAACCAGGACATCCTGCTCGACCTGCGCAGCCGGATCTTCCGGCACGCCCAGCGGCTCAGCCTCGACTTCCACGAGCGCTACACCTCCGGCCGGATCATCTCCCGCGCCACCAGCGACGTGGACGCGCTGCGCGAGCTGCTCGCCGAGGGCCTGCAGGAACTGCTGATGGTCGGCCTGTCGGTCTGCTACATCACCGTGGTGCTGATCTGGATGGACTGGCGGCTCGGCCTCGCCGCGCTGATCTCCTTCCTGCCGATGTACCTGATCGTCCGCTCCTTCCGGCGCCGCTCCCAGCAGGTCTACCGGCGCTCCCGGACGGCGGTCGCCGCGCTCATCGTCCGCTTCACCGAGACCATGAACGGCATCCGCCCCGTCCAGGCCTTCCGCCGCGAGGCCGCCAACGAGAAGGCCTTCGCCACCGTCAACCGGCAGTCCGCCGCCGCCACCGCCGACGGCCTGCTGGAGATGGCCCGGTACGTCGGCCTGTCCCGGGCCACCGCCAACGTCTGGATCACCGCCGTCGTGCTGTACGGCGCGTACCTGGTCACCGACGGCAGCCTGGAGCTCGGCGTGCTCACCGCCTTCGTGCTCTACCTGCGCCGCCTGTACGACCCGATCGACCAGCTGGCGATGTTCCTGAACAGCTACCAGTCCGCCGCCGCCGCGCTGGAGAAGATGGCCGGCCTGCTCGCCCACGAGCCGACCGTCGCCGAGACCACCGCGCCCGTCGAGCTGCCCGAAGCCGCCGGGAAGGGCCGCGAGGTCGGCTTCCGCGGCGTCCGCTTCGCCTACCGGACCGGGAAGGAGGTGCTGCCCACCTTCGACCTGGTGCTGCCCGCCGGGCAGACCACCGCCGTGGTCGGCGCCACCGGCGCCGGCAAGTCCACCCTGGCCAAGCTGCTCGCCCGGTTCTACGACCCGACCGACGGCCGGGTCACCCTGGACGGCGTCGACCTGCGCGACCTGGCCACCCCGACCCTGCGCGCCAACGTGGTGATGGTCACCCAGGAGTCCTTCCTGTTCTCCGGGACGGTCGCCGAGAACATCGCCATCGGCCGGCCCGACGCCACCCGCGAGGAGGTCGAGGAGGCCGCCCGGGCGATCGGCGCGCACGAGTTCATCACCGCCCTGCCGAACGGCTACGACACCGACGTCCGCAAGCGGGGCGGCCGGATCTCGGCCGGCCAGCGCCAACTGGTCGCCTTCGCCCGGGCACTGCTCGCCGACCCGGCCGTGCTGATCCTGGACGAGGCCACCTCGTCGTTGGACGTGCCCGGCGAGCAGGCGGTGCAGCGCGCGATGCGGACCGTGCTGGCCGGCCGCACCTCGGTGATCATCGCCCACCGGCTCTCCACCGTGGAGATCGCCGACCGCGTCCTGGTGATGGACCAGGGCCGGGTGGTCGAGGACGGCACCCCCGCCGACCTCACCGCCGGCGAGGGCCGCTTCGCCACCCTCCACCAGACCTGGCGCGACAGCCTCGTGTAG
- the pnuC gene encoding nicotinamide riboside transporter PnuC: protein MSFDWTELLGFATGAACVALTVRASVWNFPVGIANCLFFLVLFTGAQLYADAALQIVFLALGAHGWWQWLRGGERHGRREIRSAGPRTVALTAALLVPVTAGLTLVLARAGDSAPFWDALTTALSLAAQWLLNTKRIETWWFWIAADLVYVPLYLAKGLYLTGAVYVLFLAMCLAGLRAWQRERTDLGRMAVAGA, encoded by the coding sequence ATGTCGTTCGACTGGACCGAACTGCTGGGCTTCGCCACCGGCGCGGCGTGCGTCGCACTGACCGTCCGGGCGAGCGTCTGGAACTTCCCGGTCGGCATCGCCAACTGCCTGTTCTTCCTGGTGCTCTTCACCGGTGCCCAGCTGTACGCCGACGCCGCGCTGCAGATCGTCTTCCTGGCGCTCGGCGCGCACGGCTGGTGGCAGTGGCTGCGCGGCGGGGAACGGCACGGCCGGCGGGAGATCCGCTCCGCCGGCCCGCGCACCGTCGCGCTGACGGCCGCGCTGCTGGTCCCGGTGACCGCGGGCCTGACCCTGGTGCTGGCCCGCGCCGGCGACAGCGCACCGTTCTGGGACGCGCTCACCACCGCGCTCTCGCTCGCCGCCCAGTGGCTGCTGAACACCAAGCGCATCGAGACCTGGTGGTTCTGGATCGCCGCCGACCTGGTCTACGTCCCGCTCTACCTCGCCAAGGGCCTCTACCTGACCGGCGCGGTCTACGTGCTGTTCCTCGCGATGTGCCTGGCCGGCCTGCGGGCCTGGCAGCGCGAACGGACCGACCTCGGCCGGATGGCGGTGGCGGGCGCATGA